One genomic region from Desulfuromonas sp. TF encodes:
- a CDS encoding efflux RND transporter periplasmic adaptor subunit: protein MPPMRTLLLLLLLPCSAFAQPGENSLEKGPPPALIVTDAVTEDTVRPPLALVGTAEPRRLAEVAAQTDGLVESLEARKGDTVSRGDALVRLRTLPVQLQLQETRARLAETRDRIGKARGDLRRARQLFDQKFISEEELEARSTDLSALENQAEQFRAAVRIMEDRLARMTVRAPFSGQVVEEKTETGQWLAEGDTIVELADLGVIHVTVQVPEKHISEIGRGTPAEVTFDALTGRTFPGEVSAVVPRADPASRTFPVEIAIDNPHGKILAGMLARVTFHLGAPQTVLLIPKDALIPQPQGGGRIFKVTEGQAKQVTVDILGAYGDRYALKGVDGNLAPGDRVVVRGNERLRSGQAVTERQPE, encoded by the coding sequence ATGCCGCCAATGCGCACTCTTCTCCTGCTGCTACTGCTCCCCTGCTCCGCCTTCGCCCAGCCGGGAGAGAATTCATTAGAAAAAGGTCCGCCGCCGGCACTGATCGTTACCGATGCCGTCACCGAGGATACGGTGCGGCCGCCCCTGGCCCTCGTCGGGACGGCCGAGCCGCGCCGTCTGGCGGAGGTGGCGGCGCAGACCGACGGTCTGGTGGAATCTCTCGAAGCCCGCAAGGGCGACACCGTATCGAGGGGGGATGCGCTGGTCCGTCTGCGAACCCTGCCGGTTCAGCTCCAGTTGCAGGAGACCCGGGCGCGCCTTGCCGAAACACGGGACCGCATCGGGAAGGCACGGGGTGATCTCCGGCGGGCCCGGCAGCTCTTCGATCAGAAGTTCATTTCCGAAGAAGAGCTCGAAGCGCGCAGCACCGATCTCAGCGCCCTTGAGAACCAGGCAGAACAATTCCGGGCGGCAGTCCGCATCATGGAGGACCGCCTGGCGCGGATGACCGTGCGCGCCCCCTTTTCCGGGCAGGTGGTCGAGGAGAAGACCGAAACCGGCCAGTGGCTGGCCGAGGGCGACACGATTGTGGAACTGGCCGACCTCGGGGTCATCCACGTCACCGTCCAGGTGCCCGAAAAGCATATCAGCGAAATAGGAAGGGGGACTCCGGCCGAAGTGACATTTGATGCCCTTACCGGGCGGACTTTCCCCGGAGAGGTCAGCGCGGTTGTCCCCCGGGCGGATCCGGCTTCCCGGACCTTTCCGGTCGAAATTGCGATCGACAACCCCCACGGGAAGATTCTGGCCGGCATGCTCGCCCGGGTGACTTTTCACCTCGGCGCGCCGCAGACCGTTCTGCTGATTCCCAAGGATGCCCTGATCCCCCAGCCCCAGGGAGGCGGACGCATCTTCAAGGTGACGGAAGGTCAAGCCAAGCAGGTTACGGTCGATATCCTGGGGGCCTACGGCGACAGATACGCCTTAAAGGGTGTTGACGGAAACCTGGCTCCCGGCGATCGGGTGGTGGTGCGCGGAAACGAGCGCCTGAGGTCGGGACAGGCAGTAACGGAGAGGCAGCCGGAATGA
- a CDS encoding ASKHA domain-containing protein: MSEANFLFALDLGTTTLAGRLIDRNGVVLAEAKLSNPQRELGSDVIRRLEASLKGEGTHLQALLISGIEALFSELLAQAGCSRADISAAAAAGNPAISHLLRNLPVEALLFPPHRPRERAGVFLDPADLGIDLPVPLYLFPLVSGYVGGDLVAFLYGEESGASPLTPHPSRFFLDIGTNGEMALFDGQGWLTTSVAAGPAFEAGEISCGMAVQPGAVASVRLEGDSLRLSVIGDGPPRGICGSGLAAVIAAALDGGLIDRRGNIVEAGEVATNLARHIADTPSGRALRLYRDAAVELLVTQQDIRNFQLAKGALKAGAECLMARAGLDSDRIGEVVVTGAFGFSLAPEVLKRVALLPPNMVDKVRFAAAGALAGVCRLLIDSSGPVKVQRLADVLKPYPLSGTPAFEEAFVASLDF; the protein is encoded by the coding sequence ATGAGCGAAGCGAATTTCTTATTCGCCCTCGATCTGGGCACTACCACTCTGGCCGGTCGCCTCATCGACCGCAATGGGGTTGTTCTTGCCGAGGCGAAGCTGTCCAATCCCCAGCGGGAATTGGGCAGCGATGTCATCCGCCGCCTGGAAGCTTCTCTGAAAGGAGAAGGAACACATCTGCAGGCTCTGCTGATTTCCGGAATCGAGGCCCTGTTTTCAGAACTTCTGGCCCAGGCCGGATGCTCGCGCGCAGATATTTCCGCCGCCGCGGCGGCCGGCAACCCGGCCATTTCCCATCTGCTGCGCAATCTCCCCGTGGAGGCCCTCCTCTTTCCACCCCACCGGCCCCGCGAGAGGGCGGGAGTGTTTCTCGACCCCGCTGATCTGGGAATCGATCTTCCCGTTCCCCTCTATCTTTTCCCCCTGGTCAGCGGCTATGTCGGAGGGGACCTGGTCGCCTTCCTTTACGGGGAAGAATCTGGCGCCTCACCCCTCACCCCTCACCCCTCACGTTTCTTCCTAGACATCGGCACCAACGGGGAAATGGCCCTTTTCGACGGTCAGGGGTGGCTGACCACCTCGGTGGCGGCCGGGCCGGCTTTCGAGGCAGGGGAGATCTCCTGCGGCATGGCGGTGCAGCCGGGGGCGGTGGCGTCGGTGCGGCTGGAGGGCGATTCTCTTCGCCTTTCGGTGATCGGCGACGGTCCTCCACGGGGGATTTGCGGCAGCGGTCTGGCCGCCGTCATCGCCGCCGCCCTGGATGGCGGTCTGATCGATCGACGCGGGAACATCGTCGAGGCCGGTGAGGTGGCGACCAATCTGGCACGCCACATCGCCGATACTCCCTCCGGCCGCGCCTTGCGTCTTTACCGGGATGCGGCGGTCGAACTTCTGGTCACCCAGCAGGATATCCGCAATTTTCAACTGGCCAAGGGTGCCCTCAAGGCCGGTGCCGAATGTCTTATGGCCAGGGCCGGTCTCGATTCAGACCGAATCGGTGAGGTCGTGGTGACCGGCGCCTTCGGTTTTTCTCTCGCTCCCGAGGTCCTTAAAAGGGTTGCCTTGCTCCCGCCAAACATGGTAGATAAGGTACGCTTTGCCGCCGCCGGCGCTCTGGCCGGGGTCTGCCGCCTGCTCATCGACTCCTCCGGCCCCGTCAAGGTTCAACGTCTTGCCGATGTTCTGAAGCCTTATCCCCTTTCGGGGACGCCGGCCTTTGAAGAAGCCTTCGTCGCTTCCCTCGATTTTTAA
- the purD gene encoding phosphoribosylamine--glycine ligase, which translates to MKVLVIGGGGREHALVWKIAQSPLVERIYCAPGNPGIARQAECVPLAVDDVERLLAFAREREIGLTVVGPELPLTLGIVDRFRDAGLTIFGADRKAAQIEGSKAFAKDLMARHGVPTAAYGTFTDHRQAVDFIMSHGAPIVVKADGLAAGKGVIVARTEEEAISAVDSILLEGAFGEAGSQVVIEEFLEGEEASFLAFTDGKTILPLASAQDHKPVFDGDQGPNTGGMGAYSPAPVVTAELHERIIETVLRPIIDGMASEGCPYSGILYAGLMIKNGDIQVLEFNARFGDPEAQPLLARLKSDLVPVLLACARGSLEGVSLDWHDKAAVCVVIASGGYPGSFEKGYEIRGLEEASTIDDLMVFHAGTALNDGRIVNSGGRVLGVTGLGETVAAAIDKAYRGVKVISWEGAHYRTDIGKKALGR; encoded by the coding sequence ATGAAGGTTCTGGTGATCGGCGGGGGCGGCCGCGAGCACGCCCTGGTTTGGAAAATAGCCCAGTCTCCGCTGGTGGAGCGGATCTACTGCGCTCCCGGAAACCCCGGCATTGCCAGGCAGGCCGAGTGCGTTCCGCTGGCGGTGGATGATGTCGAAAGACTTCTGGCCTTTGCACGGGAGAGGGAGATCGGCCTGACCGTGGTCGGCCCCGAGCTTCCGCTCACCCTCGGTATCGTTGACCGGTTCCGGGACGCAGGGCTCACCATCTTCGGCGCTGACCGCAAGGCGGCGCAGATCGAAGGGAGCAAAGCGTTTGCCAAGGACCTGATGGCCAGGCACGGCGTTCCCACCGCGGCTTACGGCACCTTCACCGACCATCGGCAGGCGGTCGACTTCATCATGAGCCACGGTGCTCCGATCGTGGTCAAGGCCGACGGTCTGGCGGCGGGGAAAGGGGTGATCGTCGCCCGCACCGAAGAGGAAGCGATCTCGGCCGTCGATTCGATTCTGCTGGAAGGCGCTTTCGGTGAAGCCGGCAGCCAGGTGGTCATCGAGGAGTTCCTGGAAGGGGAGGAGGCTTCCTTTCTCGCCTTCACCGACGGCAAGACGATTCTGCCTCTGGCCTCGGCGCAGGACCATAAGCCCGTTTTTGACGGCGACCAGGGGCCGAACACTGGCGGCATGGGGGCCTACTCGCCCGCTCCCGTGGTGACGGCGGAGCTGCATGAACGGATCATCGAGACCGTGCTTCGGCCGATAATCGACGGAATGGCCAGCGAAGGATGTCCCTACAGCGGCATTCTCTATGCCGGTCTGATGATCAAGAACGGCGATATCCAGGTTCTCGAATTCAATGCACGCTTCGGCGATCCCGAGGCCCAGCCGCTGCTGGCGCGCCTCAAGTCGGACCTCGTGCCCGTCCTTCTGGCCTGCGCCCGGGGAAGCCTGGAAGGGGTTTCCCTCGACTGGCACGACAAGGCGGCCGTCTGCGTCGTCATAGCCTCCGGCGGCTATCCAGGCTCGTTCGAGAAGGGATATGAGATCCGCGGACTCGAGGAAGCGTCCACTATCGACGACCTGATGGTCTTCCATGCCGGAACCGCCCTCAATGACGGACGGATCGTCAACTCCGGCGGTCGGGTTCTGGGCGTCACGGGGCTGGGCGAAACCGTAGCCGCCGCCATCGACAAGGCCTACCGCGGAGTGAAGGTGATCTCCTGGGAAGGGGCTCACTACCGGACGGACATCGGCAAGAAGGCGCTGGGCCGATAA
- the alr gene encoding alanine racemase has translation MSSRRPTCVEINLDALRHNLDQASRQAGEGRQVLAVVKADAYGHGAARVAMALQEAGVDLFGVAMVEEGMDLRRAGVTRPVLVLGGIYPGQEAAILQHELTPALFDLQTAHRLDRFFFQAGRVCPFHLKVDTGMGRVGFRPEELETVLRELAGLRSLFMEGVISHLALADEPEHPFTDEQLLRFRAALERVRNAGFSPHLIHLSNSAALFSREVPECNMVRPGIVLYGGLPSAVFAGRLDLQPVMSFRTSVVQVKEVPAGTGVSYSHRFVAERPTILAAIPVGYADGYSRHLSCKAEVLVRGRRARVAGTVCMDWTLIDVTDIPGVVVGDEVTLLGRDNGQVITAEEWAEKVGTISYEVFCQVSKRVPRIYMESGIRTQESGDPEIRNLKNLIPET, from the coding sequence ATGTCGTCCCGTCGTCCCACGTGTGTGGAAATCAATCTGGATGCCTTGCGCCACAACCTCGATCAGGCCAGCCGGCAGGCGGGGGAGGGGAGGCAGGTGCTGGCCGTGGTCAAGGCCGATGCCTATGGACACGGTGCCGCCAGGGTGGCCATGGCCCTTCAGGAGGCCGGAGTCGACCTCTTCGGAGTGGCCATGGTGGAGGAGGGGATGGATCTGCGCCGGGCGGGTGTTACCCGTCCGGTACTCGTCCTGGGGGGAATCTATCCCGGCCAGGAGGCGGCGATTCTGCAGCATGAGCTGACTCCCGCCCTGTTCGATCTGCAGACGGCGCATCGTCTCGACCGATTCTTCTTTCAAGCCGGACGGGTCTGCCCCTTTCATCTCAAGGTCGATACCGGAATGGGACGGGTCGGTTTCCGTCCCGAGGAGTTGGAGACGGTGCTGAGAGAGTTGGCCGGTCTGCGCTCCCTGTTTATGGAGGGGGTCATCTCCCACCTGGCACTGGCGGACGAGCCGGAGCACCCCTTCACGGACGAGCAGCTCCTGCGTTTCCGGGCCGCACTGGAGAGGGTCCGTAACGCCGGTTTTTCCCCGCATCTCATCCATTTGAGCAACAGTGCCGCTCTTTTTTCCCGGGAAGTGCCGGAATGCAACATGGTGCGTCCCGGCATCGTTCTCTACGGCGGCCTTCCTTCCGCCGTATTCGCCGGTCGTCTCGACCTGCAGCCGGTGATGAGTTTTCGCACCTCCGTGGTTCAGGTCAAGGAGGTTCCCGCCGGAACGGGAGTTTCCTACAGTCACCGCTTTGTGGCCGAGCGGCCGACCATACTCGCCGCCATCCCGGTGGGGTATGCAGACGGATACAGCCGGCACCTCTCCTGCAAGGCAGAAGTCCTCGTTCGCGGCCGAAGGGCCAGGGTCGCAGGGACGGTGTGCATGGACTGGACCCTCATCGACGTCACGGACATTCCCGGCGTTGTCGTCGGCGATGAGGTGACCCTGCTCGGTCGGGACAACGGCCAGGTGATCACCGCCGAGGAATGGGCCGAAAAGGTGGGAACCATCTCCTACGAGGTTTTCTGCCAGGTCAGCAAACGCGTTCCGAGGATTTACATGGAGTCAGGAATCAGGACTCAGGAATCAGGAGACCCGGAAATCCGGAATCTGAAAAACCTGATACCTGAGACCTGA
- the thiD gene encoding bifunctional hydroxymethylpyrimidine kinase/phosphomethylpyrimidine kinase yields MIGGLYLITDQNRDDRLSERVAAALKGGARVVQYRDKDLPIETKVAAARDLAALCRQAGATFIVNDSPEVAHQSGADGVHLGQNDASVAEARRLLGPAGVIGVSTRTVEQALKAASQGADYVGVGSIYPTGSKQDTLLVGLETLRKVRRAVTIPVVAIGGIDRDRASEAIEAGADAVAVISAVMNDPGPALAAREIALLFNRRGPWPRGKVLTVAGSDPGGGAGIQADLKTITLLGTYGMGAITALTAQNTRGVRGIHPVPNDFVADQIEAVLDDLGADILKTGMLYSAGIVSVVARAIARHALPAVVDPVMIAKGGAPLLQREAVDALRRELLPHTYLLTPNLPEAEALSGLPVETENEMEKAARRLQKMGARNVLLKGGHLQGKPVDLLLAGESLHRFPSERFDTPNTHGTGCAYSAAIAAFLVQGVPLVEAVGKAKIFISEAIRTAFSMGSGHGPVNHWQAAQALKLQAASCKL; encoded by the coding sequence ATGATCGGCGGATTATATCTCATCACCGACCAAAACCGTGACGACCGGCTTTCGGAGCGTGTAGCCGCCGCCCTCAAGGGGGGAGCCCGGGTCGTTCAGTACCGGGATAAAGACCTTCCCATCGAAACGAAGGTAGCGGCCGCCCGGGATCTGGCCGCTCTGTGCCGTCAGGCCGGAGCGACCTTTATCGTCAACGATTCCCCGGAAGTGGCTCATCAAAGCGGTGCTGACGGCGTTCACCTCGGCCAGAACGATGCGAGCGTTGCCGAGGCACGCCGACTTCTCGGCCCCGCAGGGGTCATCGGCGTTTCCACCCGCACCGTGGAGCAGGCGCTCAAGGCCGCTTCTCAGGGAGCGGATTACGTCGGCGTTGGGAGTATTTATCCCACCGGCAGCAAACAGGACACTCTGCTGGTGGGACTCGAGACTCTGCGGAAAGTGCGCCGGGCGGTCACGATTCCCGTTGTCGCCATAGGCGGCATCGACCGGGACCGCGCCTCCGAAGCCATCGAAGCCGGCGCCGATGCGGTGGCGGTGATTTCCGCTGTGATGAACGATCCCGGCCCGGCTCTGGCCGCAAGAGAAATCGCCCTCCTTTTTAATCGCCGCGGGCCCTGGCCGCGGGGCAAGGTCCTTACGGTGGCAGGCTCCGATCCGGGAGGCGGTGCAGGGATTCAGGCCGACCTGAAAACGATAACGCTTCTCGGGACCTACGGCATGGGCGCGATCACGGCCCTTACCGCACAGAACACCCGGGGCGTGAGGGGAATCCATCCCGTCCCGAACGATTTCGTGGCCGACCAGATTGAAGCGGTTCTGGACGATCTGGGGGCCGACATCCTCAAAACCGGCATGCTTTACTCGGCCGGAATCGTTTCGGTCGTGGCCCGGGCCATTGCCCGGCATGCGCTTCCGGCGGTGGTCGATCCGGTGATGATCGCCAAGGGAGGAGCTCCCCTGCTGCAGCGAGAGGCCGTGGACGCCCTTCGCCGGGAACTGCTGCCCCACACCTATCTGCTCACCCCGAACCTCCCCGAGGCCGAGGCGCTCTCAGGTCTTCCGGTGGAGACGGAAAACGAGATGGAAAAGGCCGCCCGCCGCCTGCAGAAGATGGGCGCCCGCAACGTTCTGCTCAAGGGGGGGCATCTGCAGGGAAAGCCCGTCGATCTGCTGCTGGCGGGAGAATCCCTGCACCGGTTCCCTTCCGAGCGCTTCGACACCCCCAACACCCACGGCACCGGCTGCGCCTATTCGGCAGCCATTGCCGCCTTTCTTGTCCAGGGGGTGCCCCTGGTCGAAGCCGTGGGAAAAGCCAAAATTTTCATCAGCGAAGCGATCCGCACCGCCTTCAGCATGGGCTCGGGACACGGCCCGGTCAACCACTGGCAGGCGGCACAAGCTTTAAAGCTGCAAGCTGCAAGCTGTAAGCTGTAA
- the thiC gene encoding phosphomethylpyrimidine synthase ThiC, whose protein sequence is MTQLELARQGIISDKMKQAAAAEGIDPEILRGRIAEGTAIICHNNRHTGGVPLAVGKGLRTKVNANIGTSKDDKSIDKELEKARVAVAAGADAIMDLSTGGPIDEIRAAIIRETGACIGSVPLYQAAVDTVTRKGKAMVEMTADEIFDGIRKHLDDGVDFITVHCGVTRATVERMDREGRIMDVVSRGGSFTVEWMAHNDAENPLFEQFDRLLELVKPYDATLSLGDGFRPGCLADATDRAQIQELILLGELTQRAWDAGVQVMIEGPGHVPLNQIEANIQLQKRLCHGAPFYVLGPLVTDIAPGYDHITCAIGGTLAAAAGADFLCYVTASEHLRLPTVEDVHEGVMACRIAAHAGDIVKGVPGAIEKDIAMAKCRKKLDWEGQFALALDPEKARRLRAESGVDEEHGACTMCGEFCAYKVMNERREKKAAN, encoded by the coding sequence ATGACCCAGCTCGAACTCGCCCGTCAGGGCATTATTTCCGACAAGATGAAACAGGCGGCCGCGGCCGAGGGAATCGATCCCGAGATCCTTCGAGGACGCATCGCCGAGGGGACCGCGATCATCTGCCATAACAATCGGCACACCGGCGGCGTTCCCCTGGCCGTGGGCAAGGGGCTGCGCACCAAGGTCAACGCCAACATCGGCACCAGCAAGGACGACAAGAGCATCGACAAGGAACTGGAGAAGGCCCGGGTTGCGGTTGCCGCCGGCGCCGACGCCATCATGGACCTCTCCACCGGCGGCCCGATCGACGAGATCCGCGCCGCCATCATCCGCGAGACCGGCGCCTGCATCGGTTCGGTCCCCCTCTACCAGGCTGCCGTCGACACGGTGACGCGCAAGGGGAAGGCCATGGTCGAGATGACCGCGGACGAGATCTTCGACGGCATCCGGAAGCACCTCGATGACGGCGTCGACTTCATCACCGTCCACTGCGGGGTCACCCGCGCCACCGTGGAGCGCATGGACCGGGAGGGCCGGATCATGGACGTCGTCTCCCGCGGCGGCTCCTTCACCGTGGAGTGGATGGCCCACAACGATGCCGAAAACCCCCTCTTCGAGCAGTTCGACCGGCTGCTGGAGCTCGTCAAGCCTTACGATGCCACACTCTCCCTGGGTGACGGCTTCCGCCCGGGATGCCTGGCCGACGCCACCGACCGGGCCCAGATCCAGGAGTTGATTCTCCTCGGCGAACTGACCCAGCGGGCCTGGGATGCCGGAGTGCAGGTGATGATCGAGGGTCCCGGGCATGTACCCCTGAACCAGATCGAAGCCAACATTCAGTTGCAGAAGCGACTCTGCCACGGCGCCCCCTTCTACGTTCTCGGCCCCCTGGTCACCGACATCGCCCCCGGCTACGATCACATCACCTGCGCCATCGGAGGCACCCTGGCCGCCGCCGCCGGAGCCGACTTCCTCTGCTATGTCACCGCCAGCGAGCACCTGCGCCTGCCGACGGTGGAGGACGTTCATGAAGGGGTGATGGCCTGCCGCATCGCCGCCCATGCCGGGGATATCGTCAAAGGCGTTCCCGGTGCGATCGAAAAAGACATCGCCATGGCCAAATGCCGGAAGAAACTCGACTGGGAAGGGCAGTTCGCCCTGGCCCTCGATCCGGAAAAGGCCCGCCGCCTCCGGGCCGAGTCCGGCGTGGACGAAGAGCACGGCGCCTGCACCATGTGCGGGGAATTCTGCGCCTACAAGGTGATGAACGAGCGCAGGGAAAAAAAGGCGGCGAACTGA
- the purE gene encoding 5-(carboxyamino)imidazole ribonucleotide mutase, which yields MSEQKPLVGILMGSDNDYEVMIEAGRALKSFGVPFEMNVSSAHRTPKRTAGYVREARGRGIKVLIAGAGAAAHLAGVVAAETTLPVIGVPIDSSSLKGLDSLLATVQMPAGIPVATMAIGKAGARNAGIFAVQLLALGDSVLSEKLSAYKEELAAGVAVRAEALQERLSKEKF from the coding sequence ATGAGCGAACAAAAGCCCCTGGTTGGAATACTCATGGGAAGCGATAACGATTACGAGGTGATGATTGAGGCAGGGCGTGCTCTGAAGAGCTTCGGAGTCCCCTTCGAGATGAACGTCTCCAGCGCCCACCGTACTCCCAAGCGTACCGCCGGATATGTCCGCGAAGCGCGCGGCAGAGGTATCAAGGTGCTGATCGCCGGCGCCGGAGCCGCCGCTCACCTGGCCGGCGTGGTGGCCGCCGAGACGACCCTGCCGGTCATCGGTGTTCCCATCGATTCCTCGTCCCTCAAGGGTCTGGATTCCCTTCTGGCGACGGTGCAGATGCCCGCAGGCATTCCGGTGGCCACCATGGCGATCGGCAAGGCCGGAGCCAGAAACGCGGGGATTTTCGCCGTCCAGCTTCTCGCCCTTGGTGACTCCGTTCTTTCCGAAAAACTTTCCGCATACAAGGAAGAGCTGGCGGCGGGAGTGGCAGTCAGAGCCGAGGCCCTCCAAGAGCGTTTGTCTAAAGAGAAATTTTAA
- the purH gene encoding bifunctional phosphoribosylaminoimidazolecarboxamide formyltransferase/IMP cyclohydrolase, whose protein sequence is MAVIKRALISVSDKTGVVDFAKELSAFGVEILSTGGTAALLRKEGLAVKDVSEFTGFPEMLDGRVKTLHPKVHGGLLGMRDNPEHVAKMAEHGIEPIDMVVVNLYPFQATVAREGCTLEDAIENIDIGGPTMLRSAAKNNRDVTVLVDCSDYASVLAEMKESGGAVCRPTNFRLAVKVYQHTAAYDGAISNWLGKRLDEDSAEFPPTLTLQFKKAQGMRYGENPHQKAAFYVEGEIKESSISTARQLQGKELSYNNIADTDAALECVKQFDEGPACVIVKHANPCGVAYGGTLLEAYERAFSTDPESAFGGIIALNGELDAETARAIVDRQFVEVIIAPSVSSAASEIVAAKKNVRLLECGRWPAEPGQRLEMKRVNGGLLVQDADLSLVDDLRVVSRRKPTDEELKDLLFTWRVAKFVKSNAIVYGKGGMTIGVGAGQMSRVNSARIAAIKAEHARLEVKGSVMASDAFFPFRDGIDNAATVGIAAVIQPGGSIRDEEVIAAADEHGMAMVFTGMRHFRH, encoded by the coding sequence ATGGCCGTCATCAAAAGAGCCCTGATCAGTGTGTCGGATAAGACCGGCGTGGTCGATTTTGCCAAGGAACTGAGTGCCTTCGGCGTCGAGATTCTTTCCACCGGCGGTACGGCCGCCCTGCTGCGCAAGGAGGGGCTCGCCGTCAAGGATGTCTCCGAATTCACAGGGTTTCCTGAAATGCTCGACGGCCGGGTCAAGACCCTCCATCCCAAGGTTCACGGCGGCCTCCTGGGGATGCGCGATAACCCGGAGCATGTAGCAAAAATGGCCGAACACGGCATTGAACCCATCGATATGGTGGTGGTTAATCTCTATCCCTTCCAGGCGACGGTGGCCAGGGAGGGGTGCACCCTGGAGGATGCCATCGAGAATATCGACATCGGCGGGCCGACCATGCTGCGCAGCGCCGCCAAGAACAATCGCGACGTCACCGTCCTTGTCGATTGCTCCGACTACGCGTCGGTCCTTGCCGAGATGAAGGAGAGCGGCGGTGCGGTCTGCCGCCCTACCAATTTCCGTCTTGCCGTCAAGGTATACCAGCACACCGCCGCCTACGACGGGGCGATTTCCAATTGGCTGGGGAAGCGACTCGATGAAGATTCGGCTGAATTCCCGCCGACCCTCACTCTCCAGTTCAAAAAGGCCCAGGGGATGCGTTACGGCGAAAACCCCCATCAGAAGGCGGCCTTCTATGTTGAGGGCGAGATAAAAGAGTCTTCCATCTCCACCGCCCGCCAGCTTCAGGGCAAGGAGCTTTCCTACAACAACATCGCCGATACCGATGCCGCCCTCGAATGCGTCAAGCAGTTCGACGAGGGGCCGGCCTGCGTAATCGTCAAGCACGCCAACCCCTGCGGAGTGGCTTACGGCGGCACGCTCCTCGAAGCCTACGAGCGGGCCTTCTCCACCGATCCGGAATCGGCCTTCGGCGGAATCATCGCCCTGAACGGGGAGCTCGATGCGGAGACAGCCCGTGCCATCGTCGATCGCCAGTTCGTCGAAGTAATCATCGCCCCTTCCGTTTCTTCGGCGGCCTCCGAAATTGTGGCCGCCAAGAAGAACGTGCGCCTTCTGGAGTGTGGCCGGTGGCCCGCCGAGCCCGGCCAGCGCCTCGAAATGAAGCGGGTCAACGGCGGCCTGCTGGTGCAGGACGCTGATCTTTCCCTGGTGGACGATCTGCGGGTCGTCTCCCGGCGCAAGCCGACCGACGAGGAGCTGAAGGATCTTCTCTTCACCTGGCGGGTGGCCAAGTTCGTCAAGTCCAATGCCATCGTCTACGGCAAGGGTGGAATGACCATCGGCGTCGGCGCCGGGCAGATGAGCAGGGTCAACTCGGCCCGGATCGCCGCCATCAAGGCCGAACACGCCCGCCTGGAGGTGAAGGGATCGGTGATGGCTTCCGACGCTTTCTTCCCCTTCCGTGATGGAATCGACAACGCTGCCACTGTAGGAATCGCTGCAGTCATTCAGCCCGGCGGATCGATCCGCGACGAAGAAGTCATCGCCGCCGCCGACGAACACGGCATGGCCATGGTGTTTACGGGGATGCGGCATTTCAGGCACTAA